A region of Paenibacillus thiaminolyticus DNA encodes the following proteins:
- a CDS encoding carbohydrate ABC transporter permease: MKHKKLRRNILLYFFLALFSLTTLFPLLWMITTSLKSGDIIFEMPPRLWPDGLHWENYTRAIEEINFLVLFKNTAIITFLQLLSNVFVSAFVAYGFARFDFRWKNFWFMLMLSTIMIPGEVTLIPVFIAFSELGWSNSIKPLVIPGFFGGAPVFIFLLRQFFLSIPKELEESAVVDGAGSFKIFYKIFIPLSVPALITIGIFSFQGSWNDLMGPLIYLNDTDKFTLTLGLSMFKGMMKVEWGPLMAGSILALLPVLAVFFVAQKHFVEGVKLSGIKG, translated from the coding sequence ATGAAGCACAAGAAATTACGCCGCAATATCCTTCTCTATTTTTTCTTGGCTCTGTTTTCACTGACCACCTTATTCCCGCTGTTGTGGATGATTACCACTTCGTTGAAATCGGGCGATATTATTTTCGAAATGCCTCCGCGGCTCTGGCCTGACGGGCTCCACTGGGAAAATTACACGCGGGCGATCGAGGAAATCAATTTTTTAGTGCTGTTCAAAAACACAGCAATCATTACGTTTTTGCAGCTGTTAAGCAACGTGTTCGTGTCCGCATTTGTCGCTTATGGATTTGCCAGATTCGATTTTCGCTGGAAAAACTTCTGGTTCATGCTGATGCTCTCTACCATTATGATTCCGGGAGAAGTGACGTTGATCCCTGTGTTTATCGCTTTCAGCGAGCTGGGCTGGTCCAATTCGATTAAGCCGCTGGTTATCCCCGGTTTTTTTGGCGGCGCGCCGGTGTTCATTTTCCTATTAAGACAGTTCTTCCTCTCGATACCGAAGGAATTGGAAGAATCTGCGGTCGTGGATGGAGCGGGCAGCTTTAAAATATTTTACAAAATTTTTATTCCGCTTTCTGTTCCTGCATTAATTACGATTGGAATTTTCTCGTTCCAAGGCAGCTGGAACGATCTGATGGGCCCGCTGATTTATTTGAACGATACCGACAAATTTACGCTTACACTCGGTCTGTCCATGTTCAAAGGTATGATGAAAGTGGAATGGGGGCCGCTCATGGCAGGTTCCATCCTGGCGCTGCTGCCCGTTCTTGCGGTATTTTTCGTGGCCCAAAAGCACTTCGTCGAGGGGGTGAAGCTCAGCGGGATCAAAGGATAA
- a CDS encoding sulfurtransferase TusA family protein has translation MAEFTLDCMGEACPVPLMRTEKKMAELNAGDVLIVSIDHSCAMKNVPEWARKQGHNVEIEEIEDGEWEIVIEKTK, from the coding sequence ATGGCTGAATTTACACTTGATTGCATGGGAGAAGCTTGTCCGGTACCTCTGATGAGAACAGAGAAGAAAATGGCTGAACTAAATGCCGGCGATGTCCTGATTGTCTCGATCGACCATAGCTGCGCGATGAAGAATGTGCCGGAGTGGGCGAGAAAGCAGGGGCATAACGTGGAAATCGAAGAGATCGAAGACGGGGAATGGGAAATCGTCATCGAGAAGACCAAATAG
- a CDS encoding tyrosine-type recombinase/integrase — protein sequence MLQTVLRLLPNYSETIAPCSDEQIINMFLSSSSRSPYTIRNYRNAINKFCLFIGNKPLKDVTWREIEVYKISLAQGFLSPNKKSLAPATIAAHIAPLRSLYNWGSDENRGFFPTNPTTCVRVPKIAVNSKNHYLTAREVRLLLEQLKIQGFRDYVIGMTLVLLGVRVSELIALEWDDFHTDPEETSMWVTISGKGDKQREVKVPQLLWRLLCELREQNRDMDGQRIFPISVRLVEKIIQKAREESGLKKKVTPHWLRHTNATLALLRGASLQQVQESLGHTHINTTQRYLHTVQQMKKAAPDFVADSIMMK from the coding sequence ATGCTTCAGACAGTCTTACGGTTACTGCCCAACTATTCCGAAACGATTGCCCCTTGCTCCGATGAACAAATTATCAATATGTTTTTGTCGTCAAGCAGCCGTTCTCCATATACAATTCGCAATTATCGGAATGCGATTAACAAATTCTGCCTATTTATTGGGAATAAACCGTTGAAGGATGTGACGTGGAGAGAAATCGAGGTCTATAAAATCAGCTTGGCTCAAGGCTTTTTAAGCCCAAACAAAAAATCGCTGGCGCCCGCCACGATCGCTGCTCATATCGCTCCGTTGCGCTCGCTATACAATTGGGGAAGTGACGAAAATAGAGGCTTCTTTCCCACGAATCCGACAACATGCGTTCGTGTGCCGAAGATCGCGGTGAACAGCAAAAATCATTATTTAACAGCGCGTGAAGTCCGCCTTCTGCTAGAACAATTAAAAATTCAGGGATTCCGCGACTATGTGATCGGGATGACGCTTGTGCTGCTCGGGGTGAGGGTATCGGAATTAATCGCATTGGAGTGGGATGACTTCCATACGGATCCAGAGGAGACATCGATGTGGGTGACGATATCCGGCAAAGGCGATAAACAGCGTGAAGTGAAGGTTCCGCAACTGTTATGGCGGTTACTATGTGAACTCCGGGAACAAAATAGGGATATGGACGGCCAGCGGATTTTCCCTATTTCCGTAAGACTTGTTGAGAAGATCATCCAGAAAGCACGCGAAGAAAGCGGCTTGAAGAAAAAAGTAACGCCACATTGGCTTCGACATACCAATGCGACGCTGGCCCTGCTCCGCGGCGCTTCCTTGCAGCAAGTTCAGGAATCTCTTGGACATACGCATATCAATACGACGCAACGGTATCTGCATACCGTGCAGCAAATGAAGAAGGCCGCTCCCGACTTCGTTGCCGATTCGATAATGATGAAATGA
- a CDS encoding YeeE/YedE thiosulfate transporter family protein, which yields MNAFWLKITSNRFYKRLLKEPFTYVTGAVLLAIFAIAHLAVFSKGWGVTSAFADWGAWLYQLVGGNVDDWAYFSSEKAQKTLSGGFMNDGGSIRNLGIILGALLATLFASEFKLKKIKSKKQIFAAALGGLLMGYGARLANGCNIGALFTSISSLSLSGWIFWLFLFAGAFVGSKLLAKYFM from the coding sequence GTGAATGCATTTTGGTTGAAAATCACATCGAACCGCTTTTACAAACGTCTGCTGAAAGAACCGTTTACGTATGTGACCGGAGCTGTGCTGCTCGCGATTTTCGCCATCGCGCATTTGGCCGTCTTCTCCAAAGGATGGGGCGTCACGAGCGCGTTCGCGGACTGGGGGGCGTGGCTGTATCAGCTCGTGGGCGGCAATGTTGACGATTGGGCTTATTTCAGCTCGGAAAAGGCGCAAAAAACATTATCCGGCGGATTCATGAACGACGGCGGCTCGATACGCAATCTTGGTATTATTTTGGGTGCGCTGCTGGCTACGCTGTTCGCATCCGAATTCAAATTGAAGAAAATCAAATCCAAAAAGCAAATCTTTGCAGCGGCATTGGGCGGCCTCCTGATGGGCTACGGCGCGAGATTGGCCAACGGGTGCAACATCGGCGCGTTGTTCACCTCCATTTCTTCGCTGTCGCTGTCCGGCTGGATTTTCTGGCTGTTCTTGTTCGCCGGAGCCTTTGTTGGCAGCAAGCTATTGGCCAAATATTTTATGTAG
- a CDS encoding carbohydrate ABC transporter permease — protein sequence MRLKQNMGYIYIMPWILGFFIFTVAPLGFAFYIGLTEWDTFNSPTFVGLDNYIALFKDENFLKALWVTIRFAVISVPLGIATSLLIACLVNSKVRGVGFFRTALYLPAVVSGVSISLLWKWILDKDFGLINLVLSKFGIAPLGWLSDPDLVLPSYLMMVVWGAGGGMLTYLAGLQDIPSHLYEAAEIDGANMFQKFKAVTLPMLTPVIFYNLVMGIVGAMRKFSDAYIIGGAENEGRFYMVYLYENAFNYLKMGYATAMGWILFVIILVLTLLVFKSSSAWVFYSAEVKKKAKKGKGAPC from the coding sequence ATGCGCTTGAAGCAAAACATGGGCTACATCTATATTATGCCCTGGATTCTCGGTTTTTTTATTTTTACCGTAGCCCCGCTGGGGTTTGCTTTTTATATCGGATTGACGGAATGGGACACGTTCAACAGTCCTACGTTCGTTGGATTGGATAATTACATTGCACTGTTCAAGGATGAAAACTTCCTCAAAGCGCTTTGGGTCACGATCCGGTTTGCGGTCATCTCGGTGCCGCTTGGAATCGCGACTTCCCTTCTGATCGCCTGTCTGGTCAACAGCAAGGTTAGGGGCGTCGGCTTTTTTAGAACCGCGCTTTATTTGCCTGCCGTTGTCTCCGGCGTTTCGATTTCTTTGCTGTGGAAATGGATTTTAGACAAAGATTTCGGTCTGATTAATTTGGTGCTGTCCAAGTTCGGGATTGCTCCTCTCGGGTGGTTATCCGATCCGGATCTCGTGCTGCCGTCTTATTTAATGATGGTCGTCTGGGGAGCCGGCGGGGGCATGCTGACCTATTTGGCAGGGCTGCAGGATATTCCTAGCCATCTGTATGAAGCGGCCGAAATTGACGGAGCGAATATGTTCCAGAAATTTAAAGCGGTTACGCTGCCGATGCTTACGCCGGTTATCTTCTATAACCTGGTCATGGGTATCGTTGGCGCAATGCGCAAGTTCAGCGATGCGTATATAATTGGCGGCGCGGAAAATGAAGGCCGATTTTATATGGTGTACCTGTACGAGAATGCGTTCAACTATCTCAAGATGGGGTACGCGACAGCAATGGGCTGGATCTTATTCGTTATTATCCTCGTATTGACCTTGCTCGTATTCAAGTCCTCTTCGGCATGGGTGTTCTACTCGGCTGAAGTCAAGAAAAAAGCAAAGAAAGGTAAGGGAGCGCCATGTTAG
- the secA gene encoding preprotein translocase subunit SecA, with protein sequence MLFRLAKRIFDRQSTEIRKLRRIVSHIDRHYRQLSSSSDEQLQSLSKELRSKAEEERGSPLMKVEAFALAKEAIRRISGKTLHDVQLMGGWAMTERNIAEMATGEGKTATSILPIYWFALQGHGVHLITANEYLAGRDYAEMKPIFEFLGISVGLNLAGLGIKAKQEAYQKDVTYGVCSEFGFDYLRDHLAREPDERVQRPLAYALLDEIDSILIDEARTPLIIARKTKASPDLYYVCARFVERLQEKRDYEVDRELNQVTFTDRGIQSIEKVFMIDNLYHLENTNVYHYLLQSLRAKALMKRNVDYIVRDEKVAIIDAFTGRILQGRQYNDGLQQAIEAKEDVPLSPENVTHAVITIQKFFSLYTYLTGMTGTIRSEAEEVQNLFGLDIVAIPTHRPVLRIDEEDVFFMTRQEKYSEIMREVKKRHAIGQPVLIGTTSIEQSEEVASRLQALELPYQLLNAKEEEKEASIISAAGLKGAITIATNMAGRGTDIVLGPGVAELGGLHVIGTERHESRRIDNQLRGRSGRQGDPGSSCFYISMEDELIDRFASEEAVQWFGKFQWRESGIREQTLARWIERVQKRIEQQNYEIRTFVYVLDSVVHEQRVSFYEHRKEVVDGQDIQYFLRGHLVRYVRQWMETHAPREQAPDEWDISVLSREFRLPSTLLVPENKAADRSELMDTINAYWDAKLEDLFPLENRSQCCKKWRSAYLQILDKAWMRHLEQLELLKLGIQFRKYGKQDPVQAFKEDAWKLYGQMEETVRKKVYDAVLKERIREGQQVNGKVG encoded by the coding sequence TTGCTGTTCCGACTTGCGAAGCGGATATTTGACCGCCAGTCAACGGAGATACGAAAATTGCGGCGCATTGTCAGTCACATCGACCGCCACTATCGCCAACTGTCCTCTTCTTCGGATGAGCAGCTGCAGTCGCTATCCAAGGAATTGCGCTCCAAAGCGGAAGAGGAGAGGGGTTCGCCTCTTATGAAAGTCGAAGCGTTCGCGCTGGCTAAAGAAGCGATTCGCCGAATATCCGGGAAGACCCTGCATGACGTACAGCTGATGGGCGGCTGGGCGATGACCGAGCGCAATATTGCCGAGATGGCGACTGGCGAAGGTAAAACCGCGACTTCCATACTACCCATTTATTGGTTCGCATTACAGGGGCATGGCGTGCATCTCATTACGGCGAACGAATATTTGGCAGGACGGGATTATGCGGAGATGAAGCCCATTTTTGAATTTCTTGGGATCAGTGTCGGATTAAATCTCGCAGGCTTGGGTATCAAGGCGAAGCAAGAGGCTTATCAAAAAGATGTGACTTACGGTGTGTGCAGCGAATTCGGTTTTGATTATTTGCGGGATCACTTGGCACGGGAGCCGGATGAACGGGTTCAACGGCCCCTGGCATATGCGCTGCTTGATGAGATCGACAGCATCTTAATCGATGAAGCGCGCACGCCGTTAATCATAGCTCGAAAAACGAAGGCATCGCCCGATCTGTATTATGTTTGCGCCCGGTTTGTCGAACGGTTGCAGGAGAAGCGGGATTATGAAGTGGATCGCGAGCTGAATCAGGTTACGTTTACGGACAGAGGCATTCAATCGATTGAAAAGGTCTTCATGATTGATAATTTATACCATTTGGAAAATACGAACGTCTATCATTATTTATTGCAAAGCCTGCGCGCCAAAGCATTGATGAAGCGCAATGTGGATTACATTGTTAGGGATGAAAAAGTAGCCATTATTGATGCTTTTACCGGACGTATTTTGCAAGGCCGGCAATATAATGACGGCTTGCAGCAAGCGATCGAAGCGAAAGAGGATGTGCCGTTAAGTCCAGAAAACGTGACACATGCGGTAATTACGATACAAAAGTTTTTTAGTTTGTATACATACCTGACCGGGATGACCGGAACCATCCGAAGTGAAGCGGAAGAAGTACAGAATCTGTTCGGATTGGATATCGTCGCCATTCCAACGCATAGGCCCGTTCTGCGCATCGATGAAGAAGATGTATTTTTCATGACGAGACAAGAAAAGTACAGCGAAATCATGCGTGAAGTCAAAAAACGGCATGCCATTGGACAACCGGTGTTAATCGGAACGACGTCGATTGAACAATCTGAGGAGGTTGCCTCTCGTCTGCAGGCATTAGAGCTTCCCTATCAGCTTCTGAACGCCAAAGAGGAGGAAAAAGAAGCATCTATTATATCTGCTGCTGGATTGAAGGGAGCGATAACGATCGCGACCAATATGGCGGGCAGAGGTACGGACATTGTGCTGGGACCGGGGGTAGCAGAGCTTGGGGGGCTGCATGTCATCGGGACGGAGCGGCACGAGAGCCGCAGAATTGATAATCAATTAAGAGGCCGTTCAGGCAGACAGGGAGATCCGGGCTCCTCCTGCTTTTATATTTCGATGGAAGATGAACTGATTGATAGATTCGCTTCTGAAGAAGCTGTGCAATGGTTCGGCAAATTCCAATGGAGAGAGAGCGGGATTAGGGAACAAACGTTAGCGCGCTGGATTGAAAGAGTTCAGAAGAGGATTGAACAGCAAAATTATGAAATTCGGACCTTCGTCTATGTGCTCGATTCGGTTGTGCACGAACAAAGAGTAAGCTTCTATGAGCATCGAAAAGAAGTCGTTGACGGGCAGGATATTCAGTATTTTCTGCGCGGGCATCTTGTACGCTATGTTCGGCAATGGATGGAGACGCATGCTCCTCGTGAACAAGCACCTGATGAATGGGATATTTCCGTATTGTCTCGCGAGTTTCGATTGCCGTCCACTCTTCTTGTTCCTGAAAATAAGGCTGCCGACCGGTCCGAGCTCATGGATACCATCAATGCATATTGGGATGCGAAGCTTGAGGACTTGTTCCCATTAGAGAATCGAAGCCAATGCTGCAAAAAATGGCGAAGCGCCTATTTGCAAATTCTCGACAAAGCATGGATGCGTCATTTGGAGCAGTTGGAGCTGTTAAAGTTAGGAATTCAGTTTCGGAAATACGGAAAACAAGATCCGGTGCAAGCCTTTAAGGAAGATGCTTGGAAGTTATATGGGCAGATGGAGGAAACAGTGAGAAAGAAGGTATATGATGCCGTTTTGAAGGAGAGGATTCGTGAAGGGCAGCAGGTCAACGGAAAGGTAGGATAG
- a CDS encoding sulfurtransferase TusA family protein: MIEIDCLGEVCPVPVMMLKKHQEAIRGGEKVLLVTDHSCAKVSIGDYCRSNKLKCLVHEVINGVWEITIEA, from the coding sequence ATGATTGAGATCGATTGCTTGGGTGAAGTCTGTCCGGTGCCCGTGATGATGCTGAAGAAGCATCAGGAAGCGATCCGCGGCGGAGAGAAGGTGCTGCTCGTGACTGATCATAGTTGCGCCAAAGTATCGATCGGCGATTACTGCCGCAGCAATAAGTTGAAATGCTTGGTTCACGAAGTCATCAATGGCGTGTGGGAAATTACGATAGAGGCGTAA
- a CDS encoding FAD-dependent oxidoreductase, with product MEKKTEQYDVVIIGGGAAGLTAGIYCGRARLKTLILEKSLVGGLATYTNEIENYPGFPEGATGTELMGLFHKQAKKFGVAFKMTDVRSVSVDGDVKIVETFRIRYECKAIIIASGGKPRLTGAQNEDKYLYDKGISFCATCDAASNTGKTVMVVGSGDAAIEEGMFLTKFADRVIVSVMHDHGKMDCNEIAKTEALENPKMEFIWNTVVHSFEGEERLDTVVLRNVKSNELQKVPVDSCFLFIGYVPNTEIFDGMIEMNRNGYIRINDRMETNVPGVFAAGDVCDKFLKQVATAVGDGAIAGYGAEKYLSECEVYENQILNHGKPSVVYLWNATDAACRELLPVMEAFEQAHSSEFRVTKVDVYKSPGLAARLGIDAVPAVVYVTEGKIQQVITENINEASLAGLLT from the coding sequence ATGGAAAAGAAAACGGAACAATATGATGTAGTCATTATTGGTGGAGGCGCCGCGGGCTTGACTGCGGGAATCTACTGCGGACGCGCGCGATTGAAGACGCTTATTCTGGAGAAATCGCTCGTAGGCGGCCTCGCCACCTACACGAATGAGATAGAGAACTACCCCGGATTTCCGGAGGGCGCAACCGGGACGGAGCTGATGGGCTTGTTCCACAAGCAGGCGAAGAAGTTCGGCGTTGCTTTCAAAATGACCGATGTCAGATCGGTATCTGTTGACGGCGATGTCAAAATCGTCGAGACGTTCCGCATCCGGTACGAATGCAAAGCCATTATTATTGCAAGCGGGGGCAAGCCAAGATTGACCGGAGCCCAGAACGAGGATAAATATTTGTATGACAAAGGCATTTCCTTCTGCGCGACCTGTGACGCTGCCTCGAATACGGGCAAAACGGTCATGGTGGTCGGAAGCGGCGATGCGGCTATTGAGGAAGGCATGTTCCTGACCAAGTTCGCGGACCGGGTAATCGTCTCCGTCATGCATGATCACGGTAAAATGGACTGCAACGAAATCGCCAAAACCGAGGCGCTCGAAAATCCGAAAATGGAGTTCATCTGGAATACGGTCGTCCATTCCTTCGAAGGCGAGGAGAGGCTGGATACCGTCGTGCTGAGGAACGTGAAGTCGAATGAGCTGCAGAAGGTTCCGGTCGATTCCTGCTTCTTGTTCATCGGCTATGTGCCGAACACGGAGATTTTCGACGGCATGATCGAGATGAACCGGAACGGCTATATCCGCATCAACGACAGAATGGAGACGAACGTGCCCGGCGTCTTCGCTGCGGGCGACGTCTGCGACAAATTCCTCAAGCAGGTGGCGACGGCCGTCGGCGACGGAGCGATAGCGGGATATGGGGCGGAGAAATATTTATCGGAATGTGAAGTATATGAGAATCAGATCCTGAATCATGGCAAGCCCTCGGTTGTCTACCTGTGGAACGCGACGGATGCGGCGTGCCGGGAGCTGCTGCCGGTCATGGAGGCATTCGAGCAGGCGCATTCATCGGAGTTCAGAGTGACCAAGGTCGATGTCTACAAATCGCCTGGACTTGCGGCCAGATTGGGAATTGATGCCGTCCCGGCCGTCGTCTATGTAACGGAAGGGAAGATTCAACAGGTAATTACCGAAAATATCAACGAAGCGTCGTTGGCTGGACTTTTAACATAA
- a CDS encoding S-layer homology domain-containing protein produces MIKGMLRNITIMAVLLTIFPLSVFASEPITLEQIANKKPGEAVELKGKSTLKEVSVKVLRPNKTILYVDVADTGAEGAFAVTFHLPSDADLGEYTAIAGQGSESASGTFNVTAKEDNGGTPGGTPGSGSSGGSGGGGGGGGGSTSTPSSTTPSNGRTINASSASFTLNSVKFDIPAGAAAKTLQLKVEKVSSTSGLNIPAHLQLASEVFEITVSPKEKLVKNMTIALPFDSSKFHPDKYELAVYRLDADKKEWIALENISLNASAKTVSGEVDQFAKLAVLAKAKEEAKAEEPQSPQILLKDINGHWAEKNILALVQRGAIAGYQDNTFKPKNKITRAEFATILVKALDLKGSDGKGFKDTEKHWAKDNIAIASAHGIVNGYDSTTFGPNDPITREQMAAMVVKAFDLKHDQPNAKFKDQDKVSKWAVKSVETAIAQGILSGYNNNINPQENANRAEAVTVVANALGL; encoded by the coding sequence GTGATAAAAGGAATGCTAAGAAATATTACGATAATGGCGGTACTTTTGACAATTTTCCCTTTGTCCGTCTTTGCTTCAGAGCCAATCACTTTGGAGCAGATAGCGAATAAAAAGCCTGGGGAAGCGGTCGAACTGAAGGGAAAATCAACATTAAAAGAAGTGAGCGTTAAAGTACTTCGTCCGAACAAGACGATACTTTATGTAGATGTGGCCGACACCGGTGCAGAAGGGGCTTTTGCGGTCACCTTCCATCTTCCTTCCGACGCTGATCTCGGCGAGTATACGGCGATAGCAGGGCAAGGCTCGGAATCGGCCTCCGGAACATTTAACGTAACGGCCAAAGAGGATAACGGCGGCACGCCAGGCGGAACCCCAGGTAGCGGCAGTTCCGGCGGCTCCGGCGGCGGAGGCGGTGGAGGTGGAGGCAGCACTTCCACACCTTCATCGACAACGCCATCCAATGGTCGAACTATCAATGCAAGCAGCGCTTCCTTTACGTTGAACAGCGTAAAGTTCGACATCCCAGCGGGCGCGGCAGCAAAAACGCTGCAGCTCAAAGTGGAAAAAGTAAGTAGTACTTCCGGACTGAATATTCCGGCTCATCTGCAACTGGCGAGCGAAGTGTTCGAAATCACGGTCAGCCCAAAAGAGAAGCTTGTGAAAAACATGACGATCGCGCTCCCATTCGACAGCTCCAAGTTCCATCCGGATAAATACGAGCTGGCGGTATACCGGTTGGACGCAGATAAAAAAGAATGGATTGCATTGGAGAACATCTCTCTCAACGCCTCCGCTAAGACGGTAAGCGGCGAGGTGGACCAATTCGCGAAGTTGGCCGTGTTGGCCAAAGCCAAAGAAGAAGCCAAGGCAGAAGAACCACAATCTCCACAAATCCTGTTGAAGGACATTAATGGACATTGGGCAGAGAAGAACATTCTCGCGTTGGTTCAAAGAGGCGCAATTGCCGGATATCAAGACAACACGTTTAAGCCAAAAAATAAAATTACGAGAGCTGAATTCGCCACGATTCTCGTTAAAGCGCTCGATTTGAAGGGCAGCGACGGCAAAGGATTCAAGGATACGGAGAAACATTGGGCGAAAGATAACATCGCCATCGCGAGCGCGCATGGCATTGTGAACGGCTATGATTCAACGACCTTCGGACCTAACGATCCGATTACAAGAGAACAAATGGCCGCCATGGTTGTCAAAGCGTTCGATCTGAAGCATGATCAACCGAATGCAAAATTTAAAGACCAAGACAAAGTATCCAAGTGGGCTGTGAAGTCGGTAGAAACGGCAATCGCTCAAGGCATTTTGAGTGGTTACAACAATAACATTAACCCGCAAGAGAACGCCAATAGAGCAGAAGCCGTCACTGTCGTTGCCAATGCATTAGGTCTATAG
- a CDS encoding LysR family transcriptional regulator gives MNVETLKLFLDIAALKSISKAAHKAHITQSALSQQVKSWETLLGAELLQRSNKGAQLTEAGQIAQKYAVQICKLYDDMLMEMKHLEHGPHQLSIYAIPEVCNYALPCTLYEVKKHFPDFLITLNEGFSSEIEKHILLEEGNIGFISGPSTNPELDSCKVFSDKVMLVTSTSALRPDTIALSELPRFPLIWSAQLSCVQRALNAMTEGEPSLNILYNLDSIEAVKLAAIKGHGTAFLPYMSIKKELYTKQLRIIDIDNFQVYNEIHMIKKQNRRGDMETRQLIRYIEKRLVDTVC, from the coding sequence ATGAATGTGGAAACGCTTAAATTGTTCCTGGACATCGCGGCGCTCAAGAGCATCTCGAAGGCGGCGCATAAGGCTCACATTACGCAATCGGCGCTTAGCCAGCAAGTCAAATCATGGGAAACGTTGTTGGGGGCCGAGCTTCTTCAACGAAGCAACAAAGGTGCCCAGCTCACCGAAGCGGGACAGATCGCTCAGAAATACGCGGTTCAAATTTGCAAGCTGTATGATGATATGCTGATGGAAATGAAACATCTGGAGCACGGTCCGCACCAGTTGTCCATATACGCGATTCCGGAAGTGTGCAATTATGCCCTTCCCTGCACGCTGTATGAAGTGAAGAAGCATTTTCCCGACTTTTTGATCACCTTGAATGAGGGCTTTTCATCGGAAATCGAGAAGCATATTTTGCTTGAGGAAGGCAATATCGGATTTATCTCGGGGCCTTCGACCAATCCCGAATTGGACTCCTGCAAAGTATTCTCGGATAAGGTCATGCTCGTCACCAGCACCAGCGCCCTGCGTCCCGACACGATAGCATTAAGCGAGCTGCCGCGATTTCCGCTGATCTGGTCCGCCCAGCTCTCCTGCGTGCAGCGGGCCTTGAATGCGATGACGGAGGGCGAGCCAAGCCTGAACATTCTCTATAATCTGGATTCGATCGAAGCCGTCAAGCTCGCCGCCATCAAAGGACACGGGACCGCCTTTCTCCCCTATATGTCCATCAAAAAAGAGCTGTACACCAAACAGCTCCGAATCATCGATATCGATAATTTTCAAGTATACAACGAGATACACATGATCAAAAAACAGAACCGGCGCGGCGACATGGAGACCCGTCAATTAATTCGCTATATCGAGAAGAGACTGGTCGACACGGTGTGTTGA
- a CDS encoding YeeE/YedE thiosulfate transporter family protein has protein sequence MGQTPSPATKSTRIRAPRKPKKSQLPYALLATALVIAFGFYLNRYNDNMVVYLLFGLSFGVILQRSRFCFTASMRDPCITGSTSVTRAVLVACSLATIGFTAIKYSAYMQGNPIPGMDNVGPISFALVIGAVLFGIGMVIAGGCASGTLMRVGEGFTMQMISLFFFVLGSLWGAHDMGWWRAHVIKDAPAVFLPDVFGWLGALIVQFLIILLLYIASVKWQEKKMGSAE, from the coding sequence ATGGGACAAACTCCGAGTCCCGCGACGAAATCGACCCGAATCCGGGCACCTAGAAAGCCTAAGAAGAGTCAACTGCCCTATGCTTTATTGGCAACCGCTCTCGTCATTGCCTTCGGTTTCTACTTGAATCGTTACAATGACAATATGGTCGTCTATCTGCTGTTCGGTCTTTCGTTTGGCGTCATTTTGCAAAGATCGCGATTCTGCTTCACCGCTTCGATGAGGGACCCGTGCATTACGGGAAGCACGTCGGTAACGAGAGCGGTACTCGTTGCCTGCTCCTTGGCCACGATTGGATTCACGGCCATCAAATATTCGGCCTACATGCAAGGGAATCCGATTCCTGGCATGGATAATGTCGGGCCGATCAGCTTCGCCCTCGTCATCGGAGCCGTACTGTTCGGCATCGGAATGGTCATCGCCGGAGGCTGTGCCTCGGGAACGCTGATGCGTGTAGGGGAAGGCTTCACGATGCAGATGATTTCACTGTTTTTCTTCGTTCTTGGCTCTCTCTGGGGAGCGCATGATATGGGCTGGTGGCGGGCCCACGTCATCAAGGATGCGCCAGCGGTGTTCCTGCCGGATGTATTCGGATGGCTTGGCGCTTTGATCGTCCAGTTCCTCATTATATTGCTGCTCTATATCGCTTCGGTCAAATGGCAGGAGAAGAAGATGGGAAGTGCTGAATAA